The proteins below are encoded in one region of Luteolibacter sp. Y139:
- a CDS encoding rhomboid family intramembrane serine protease yields the protein MGASDRDYFRDEERRYAATGGQPPMPVVTKWLLISNAILFLIDLFTRPRGGEYGVLNANFCFTIESAFREGRIWELLTFQFLHFSPLHIIANCLGIYFFGPWAERWWGSRRFLIFYLLCGVAGALFFTLLTLTGILPGRDVTAPLIGASAGIYGILLSIAVIDPNARARLIFPPIEVTMRRLALIVMGIAVLMIVLDNLAGGRPSLNSGGEAGHLGGAILGFLLTRFPQLLGKGSPKEEKIIRPKEFRQKSKLRPRTSVDIATASDVDRILDKINREGIQSLTDEEREILQQASKPTKER from the coding sequence ATGGGTGCATCGGACCGGGACTACTTTCGTGATGAGGAGCGGCGCTACGCGGCGACAGGTGGACAGCCACCGATGCCGGTGGTGACGAAGTGGCTGTTGATTTCGAATGCCATCCTGTTCCTGATCGACCTGTTCACCCGGCCGCGAGGCGGGGAATACGGGGTGCTCAATGCGAACTTCTGCTTTACCATCGAGTCGGCTTTTCGCGAGGGGCGCATTTGGGAGCTGCTGACGTTCCAGTTCCTGCATTTCAGCCCCTTGCACATCATCGCGAACTGCCTGGGGATTTACTTCTTCGGCCCGTGGGCGGAGCGCTGGTGGGGGAGCCGCCGGTTCCTCATCTTTTACCTGCTGTGCGGTGTCGCCGGAGCGCTGTTCTTCACCTTACTGACTCTCACCGGCATTCTGCCAGGACGGGATGTGACCGCGCCGCTGATCGGTGCCTCGGCGGGGATCTACGGGATCCTGCTTTCGATCGCGGTCATTGATCCGAATGCGAGGGCCCGGCTGATCTTCCCGCCCATCGAGGTGACGATGCGGAGGCTGGCGCTCATCGTCATGGGAATCGCCGTTCTCATGATCGTCCTGGACAATCTGGCCGGTGGCCGTCCTTCGCTGAACAGTGGCGGGGAAGCCGGCCATCTCGGCGGTGCCATTCTCGGGTTCCTGCTCACCCGCTTTCCGCAGCTGCTGGGGAAGGGGTCACCCAAGGAGGAGAAAATCATCCGTCCGAAGGAGTTCCGCCAGAAGTCGAAGCTGAGGCCGCGAACTTCCGTGGACATCGCCACCGCTTCCGATGTGGACCGGATCCTGGACAAGATCAACCGGGAGGGCATCCAGAGCCTGACGGACGAGGAGCGCGAGATTCTCCAACAAGCCAGCAAACCGACCAAGGAACGATGA
- a CDS encoding VWA domain-containing protein, with amino-acid sequence MTLAQPAWLLLLLVLPLFVIGAVLTARLRRKQWAAFAAPRLRSKLLRRASPLPRWLAFSFLLASVVLLAIGLARPQTTRGLETETTKGRNVLLALDLSRSMLVTDLKPNRLTQAKTLCYDLMEALPGDRIGVIAFAGEPYLVAPLTPDHAAVRETIDQLDTDYIPVGGTNLEGTLEMAIKTLKETGQKENALILMTDGDETTGKMMKLAAEAKRAGIYVFTIGMGTELGDFVPDKDFSDGRHRDTAGNVVRSALNAEPLKRMALETGGRFAAATSATSIPEMVKLAISDMEQFEITGREHFVPNEYYQWFVLPGILMLMTSVIAGTRWRGLGPASAATATALMLLFPQPARASVEEDARRALAEGRHEEAANYFKGLAMSEQDPERIARYRLAEGNAAYAQGDLQSARSAFSAALKSDDPRVRAAAHHGMGSVLFGSGWKRLSRDAAYPNVGPKEGEKKPDAFGRIADSILGLSKDEKKPEEGKPTDPMETFDTMVREALSKWMQSEAPDSGDSAGFAQFNDVLSDWMDGVKHFDSALRYDSSLESARHNRALTVKYLKKLREILEEVSENAQQLQPQPGQGQGQAQGQPQPGEGEGGDQEGEGQGGDKPKDGKGGEGDKQNQGKKGGDRPQDGKGDKDGDKNGGSKPKAGETPEDAARRILRENADFEKGALNPGRMEYRQPEKDW; translated from the coding sequence ATGACCCTAGCCCAACCCGCCTGGCTCCTGCTGCTGCTTGTGCTTCCGCTGTTCGTGATCGGGGCGGTGCTGACCGCGCGTCTGCGCCGCAAGCAGTGGGCCGCCTTTGCCGCGCCGCGATTGCGATCGAAGCTGCTGCGCCGCGCGAGTCCGCTGCCGCGCTGGCTGGCATTCTCCTTCCTTTTGGCGTCAGTCGTATTGCTGGCGATCGGTCTGGCTCGCCCGCAGACGACGAGGGGCCTCGAGACCGAAACCACCAAAGGCCGCAATGTGCTGCTCGCGCTGGATCTTTCCCGCAGCATGCTGGTGACCGACCTCAAGCCGAACCGGCTGACCCAGGCAAAGACGCTCTGCTACGATCTGATGGAGGCCCTTCCCGGCGACCGCATCGGCGTGATCGCCTTCGCCGGTGAGCCGTATCTCGTCGCTCCGCTCACCCCCGACCATGCGGCGGTGCGCGAAACGATCGATCAGCTCGATACCGACTACATCCCGGTGGGCGGCACGAATCTGGAAGGCACGCTCGAGATGGCGATCAAGACGCTGAAGGAGACCGGCCAAAAGGAAAACGCGCTGATCCTCATGACGGATGGCGATGAAACCACCGGCAAGATGATGAAGCTGGCGGCGGAGGCAAAGCGCGCGGGCATCTATGTCTTCACCATTGGCATGGGCACCGAGCTCGGCGACTTTGTGCCGGACAAGGATTTTAGCGACGGTCGACATCGCGACACTGCCGGCAACGTGGTGCGCAGCGCACTGAATGCCGAACCGCTCAAGCGGATGGCGTTGGAAACCGGCGGCCGTTTCGCCGCTGCCACCTCCGCCACCAGCATTCCCGAAATGGTGAAGCTGGCGATTTCTGACATGGAGCAATTCGAGATCACCGGCCGTGAACACTTCGTGCCGAACGAGTACTACCAGTGGTTCGTGCTGCCGGGTATCCTGATGCTGATGACCTCGGTGATTGCCGGCACACGCTGGCGCGGCTTGGGCCCGGCGAGCGCGGCGACCGCCACGGCGCTGATGCTGCTCTTCCCGCAGCCCGCCAGGGCGAGCGTGGAGGAGGATGCCCGCCGCGCACTGGCGGAAGGCCGCCATGAAGAGGCTGCCAATTATTTCAAGGGGCTCGCGATGTCCGAGCAGGATCCGGAACGGATCGCCCGCTATCGCTTGGCGGAAGGCAATGCCGCCTACGCGCAGGGCGATCTCCAGAGCGCGCGCAGTGCCTTCAGCGCGGCGCTCAAGTCGGACGACCCGAGGGTTCGGGCCGCCGCCCATCATGGCATGGGCAGCGTCCTCTTCGGCAGCGGGTGGAAGCGCCTCTCGCGTGATGCCGCCTATCCGAACGTGGGACCGAAGGAAGGTGAGAAGAAGCCGGATGCCTTCGGGAGGATCGCGGATTCCATCCTCGGCCTCTCGAAGGATGAGAAGAAGCCGGAAGAGGGCAAGCCGACGGATCCGATGGAGACCTTCGACACCATGGTCCGGGAGGCGCTTTCGAAGTGGATGCAGAGCGAGGCTCCGGACAGCGGCGACAGCGCCGGCTTCGCGCAATTCAACGACGTGCTCAGCGACTGGATGGACGGAGTGAAGCACTTCGATTCCGCCCTGCGCTACGATTCATCGCTTGAGAGCGCCCGCCACAATCGCGCGCTCACCGTGAAGTATCTCAAGAAGCTGCGTGAGATCCTCGAGGAAGTCTCGGAGAATGCCCAGCAGCTCCAGCCGCAGCCCGGCCAGGGCCAAGGTCAGGCCCAAGGCCAGCCTCAGCCCGGAGAGGGAGAAGGAGGCGACCAGGAAGGCGAAGGCCAGGGCGGCGACAAGCCGAAGGACGGCAAGGGCGGAGAAGGCGACAAGCAAAACCAAGGCAAGAAAGGGGGCGACCGCCCTCAGGATGGCAAGGGTGACAAGGATGGAGACAAGAATGGAGGCAGCAAGCCGAAGGCCGGTGAAACTCCCGAGGACGCCGCACGCCGCATCTTGCGCGAGAATGCCGATTTCGAAAAAGGCGCGCTCAATCCGGGCCGCATGGAATACCGCCAGCCCGAGAAGGACTGGTAA
- the yjjJ gene encoding type II toxin-antitoxin system HipA family toxin YjjJ produces MARPPRLATKDLSSRLERGGPASAADLATVFRVDRSTITRTLGDLGPDITSIGATRRTRYALRRKVRKTASAWTLYRIDATGRPEPRGTLEALHGAWRIHWADTAPAWAGHFTDPDGLCDSLPGFLRDLQPGGFLGNAEAQRLAMGLQVPPDPRLWHDDDLVMFLQTAGTDLPGAWILGDDALRRALALQIQPLPETTLAPHQAMMRYPELAIRTMSGSPIGGLAGGEQPKFLATLEESGVERRQVLVKFSPPMTQGTGRRWADLLAMEWHALELLAEVGLAEKGHRLLDAGGRRFLEITRFDRTRQGGRLPVISLKSLNGSHSADWTAKASDLEKSGLIDATEAAKVRRLQAFGELIGNDAMHAENLSFRMTDELPLELAPAYDMLPMLWAPGPQGELMDRTFAPSPPVPAAAEAWREMLSLAREFWSRVIADQRVSREFAATARNAGEALTRLHERFG; encoded by the coding sequence ATGGCTCGCCCCCCACGATTAGCCACAAAAGACCTGTCTTCGCGCCTCGAACGAGGCGGCCCCGCCTCCGCCGCGGACCTCGCCACCGTTTTCCGGGTCGATCGCTCGACGATCACCCGGACTCTCGGCGATCTCGGCCCGGACATCACCAGCATCGGTGCCACCCGCCGGACGCGCTATGCGCTCCGTCGAAAAGTGCGTAAAACCGCCTCGGCCTGGACCCTGTATCGGATCGATGCCACGGGTCGGCCGGAGCCCCGTGGCACCCTCGAAGCGCTTCACGGAGCGTGGCGAATCCACTGGGCCGACACCGCTCCCGCATGGGCCGGCCACTTCACCGATCCTGACGGATTGTGCGATTCCCTGCCGGGATTCCTCCGCGACCTCCAGCCCGGCGGATTTCTCGGAAATGCCGAGGCGCAGCGACTGGCGATGGGCCTGCAAGTGCCACCTGACCCACGGCTCTGGCATGACGACGACCTCGTCATGTTCCTTCAAACCGCCGGGACGGACCTCCCGGGCGCTTGGATTCTAGGCGACGACGCTCTCCGGCGCGCCCTCGCCCTACAAATCCAGCCACTTCCCGAGACCACCTTGGCCCCGCATCAGGCGATGATGCGCTACCCGGAACTCGCCATCCGGACCATGTCAGGCAGCCCCATCGGCGGGCTGGCTGGTGGCGAGCAGCCGAAGTTTCTCGCCACCCTTGAGGAATCCGGCGTCGAGCGCCGCCAAGTGCTGGTGAAATTCTCCCCACCGATGACCCAAGGAACCGGCCGCCGCTGGGCTGACCTATTGGCCATGGAATGGCACGCGCTCGAGCTGCTGGCAGAAGTCGGCCTCGCGGAAAAAGGCCACCGCCTGCTCGACGCGGGCGGACGTCGCTTTCTCGAAATCACGCGATTCGACCGCACTCGCCAAGGCGGACGCCTCCCCGTGATCTCATTGAAGTCCCTGAATGGCAGCCACAGCGCCGACTGGACCGCCAAAGCCTCCGACCTGGAGAAATCCGGCCTCATTGACGCCACGGAAGCCGCGAAAGTGCGCCGTTTGCAGGCCTTCGGCGAGCTGATCGGCAATGACGCCATGCACGCCGAGAACCTGAGCTTCCGCATGACCGATGAGCTCCCGCTCGAGCTCGCCCCCGCCTACGACATGCTCCCCATGCTCTGGGCCCCGGGCCCGCAGGGAGAGCTCATGGACCGCACCTTCGCCCCTTCCCCGCCTGTCCCCGCCGCAGCGGAGGCCTGGCGGGAGATGCTTTCACTGGCCCGGGAATTCTGGAGCCGGGTCATCGCCGACCAGCGGGTCTCGCGGGAGTTCGCGGCCACCGCGCGGAATGCCGGCGAAGCGCTGACACGCTTGCACGAGAGGTTCGGCTGA
- the mazG gene encoding nucleoside triphosphate pyrophosphohydrolase: MTDAEMIDCPDKGLQLERLRAIMHRLRAPGGCPWDAEQTHRSLVSNLIEEAYETVDAIERDDMKHLEEELGDLLLQVVFHSELAQESKHFDFDDVARGISDKLVRRHPHVFATADAATTDAVLQQWDQIKRSEKGTEDEPYLHGVGKGLPALLRASKLQKKAAKVGFDWPTQSGVLAKIREEVVELEGAVDAQDLPAVDEEIGDLLFSVVNLVRFRKLDPEVILSAANEKFEKRFGDMERRLKEAGLSLEAATADQMDDAWEAAKRARARI, encoded by the coding sequence ATGACCGACGCGGAAATGATCGATTGTCCTGACAAGGGCCTGCAGCTGGAGCGGCTGCGCGCCATCATGCACCGCCTGCGTGCGCCCGGCGGCTGCCCGTGGGATGCCGAGCAGACGCACCGCAGCCTCGTTTCCAATCTGATCGAGGAAGCCTACGAAACGGTGGATGCCATCGAGCGCGATGACATGAAGCACCTGGAAGAGGAGCTCGGCGACCTACTGCTGCAGGTGGTCTTCCACAGCGAGCTCGCGCAGGAAAGCAAGCACTTCGACTTCGACGACGTGGCGCGGGGGATTTCCGACAAGCTGGTGCGCCGGCATCCTCACGTCTTCGCGACCGCGGACGCCGCTACGACGGACGCCGTACTTCAGCAGTGGGATCAGATCAAACGCAGCGAGAAGGGGACGGAGGACGAGCCTTACCTCCATGGGGTCGGCAAGGGTCTGCCTGCCCTGCTCCGTGCCTCGAAGCTCCAGAAGAAGGCGGCCAAGGTCGGCTTTGACTGGCCGACCCAGTCCGGCGTGCTCGCAAAGATCCGCGAGGAGGTGGTGGAATTGGAAGGTGCCGTGGACGCTCAGGATCTCCCGGCGGTCGATGAAGAGATCGGCGACCTGTTGTTCTCCGTGGTCAATCTCGTCCGCTTCCGCAAGCTCGATCCCGAGGTGATCCTCTCCGCGGCCAACGAGAAATTCGAAAAGCGTTTCGGCGACATGGAGCGGAGGCTGAAGGAAGCCGGGCTATCGCTTGAAGCCGCGACGGCGGATCAGATGGACGACGCGTGGGAAGCGGCGAAGCGGGCGCGCGCCCGGATCTGA
- a CDS encoding right-handed parallel beta-helix repeat-containing protein, producing the protein MRVFLALSLLAGPVAAATHEVDSAATLSAALRSLKAGDVVKIAPGDYAPGNFVTGIADLTIEARDPKNPPYFKGGKEAWHFSRCPGLTLRHLKVSGQSGNGINLDDGGEMERPVVKVLIEGVEVSDIGPDGNFDAIKCSGLDDLTIRDCRISGWGGQAIDFVGCHKSLITGCVFTGKPGFSQHTGPQFKGGCEDIVIEKCRFKDAGERPIQAGGSTGMDYFRPPGAKYEARRITVRENTIEGGMCATAFTGVDGAEFTGNTVKSPEKWIFRVLQETKAEGFPPCRNVVISGNSFVFQRAKVKDEINIGADTAPETFRFEDNHWLAEDKPEASTPKLPVVEKGGSYGKQASGTKRKTPGPE; encoded by the coding sequence ATGCGCGTATTCCTTGCCCTTTCCCTTCTCGCCGGCCCCGTCGCTGCGGCGACTCATGAGGTGGATTCTGCTGCCACGCTTTCGGCGGCGCTGCGCAGTTTGAAAGCGGGCGACGTGGTAAAGATTGCTCCGGGCGACTATGCGCCGGGGAACTTCGTCACTGGCATCGCGGATCTCACCATCGAAGCACGCGATCCAAAGAACCCGCCGTATTTCAAGGGCGGCAAGGAGGCGTGGCATTTCAGCCGCTGTCCCGGCCTGACGCTGCGGCACCTCAAGGTCAGCGGGCAGAGCGGCAACGGCATCAACCTCGATGATGGTGGTGAAATGGAACGGCCGGTGGTCAAGGTGCTGATCGAAGGCGTCGAGGTGAGTGATATCGGCCCCGACGGAAACTTCGATGCCATCAAGTGCTCGGGCCTCGATGATCTAACGATCCGCGACTGCCGGATCTCAGGCTGGGGAGGTCAGGCCATCGATTTCGTCGGTTGCCACAAGTCACTCATCACCGGCTGTGTCTTCACAGGCAAGCCCGGCTTCTCGCAGCACACCGGTCCGCAGTTTAAGGGCGGCTGCGAGGACATCGTGATCGAGAAGTGCCGCTTCAAAGACGCGGGCGAGCGTCCAATCCAGGCTGGCGGCTCGACCGGCATGGACTACTTCCGTCCGCCGGGCGCGAAGTACGAGGCGCGTCGTATTACGGTCCGCGAGAACACCATCGAGGGCGGCATGTGTGCCACCGCCTTCACCGGTGTTGATGGCGCGGAGTTCACTGGTAATACCGTGAAGAGCCCGGAGAAGTGGATCTTTCGCGTGCTGCAGGAAACCAAGGCGGAGGGTTTTCCTCCATGTCGCAATGTGGTGATTTCCGGGAACTCCTTCGTCTTCCAGAGAGCGAAGGTGAAAGACGAGATCAACATTGGAGCCGATACCGCACCGGAGACGTTTCGCTTCGAGGACAATCATTGGCTCGCAGAGGACAAGCCGGAGGCCTCGACTCCGAAGTTGCCGGTGGTGGAGAAGGGCGGGAGCTACGGGAAGCAGGCTTCCGGCACGAAAAGAAAAACGCCAGGCCCGGAGTAG
- a CDS encoding AAA family ATPase translates to MTTEELQDRIAATSGWITSVKEEMGRVLVGQDRLVDRLIVGLICNGHILLEGVPGLAKTLAVKALSGSLDASFARFQFTPDLLPADLLGTMVYNPQEAKFTPKLGPIFNNLILADEINRAPAKVQSALLEAMQEKQVTLADTTYKLPEPFLVLATQNPIDQEGTYQLPEAQLDRFLLKVSVGYPTKDEELQVLDRMANSSPVYQTRTVASPQQVAESRSHVNQIYIDPAVREYIVDLIRATRFPAKIDGGLKHLIRAGASPRGTINLALTARARAFSAGRAYVTPQDVKDMVHDVLRHRILLSYEAEAEEVNTDQILDRILSKVPVP, encoded by the coding sequence ATGACGACTGAAGAACTGCAGGACCGGATCGCCGCCACCAGCGGCTGGATTACCTCCGTGAAGGAAGAAATGGGCCGCGTGCTGGTCGGTCAGGACCGGCTGGTGGACCGGCTGATCGTCGGCTTGATATGCAATGGACACATCCTGCTGGAAGGTGTCCCCGGCCTGGCGAAGACCCTCGCGGTCAAAGCGCTCTCCGGCTCGCTCGATGCCAGCTTCGCGCGTTTCCAGTTCACGCCCGATCTGCTGCCGGCCGACCTTCTCGGCACCATGGTCTACAACCCGCAGGAGGCGAAGTTCACGCCGAAGCTGGGCCCGATTTTCAATAACCTGATCCTCGCCGACGAAATCAACCGCGCACCGGCCAAGGTCCAGTCCGCCTTGCTTGAGGCGATGCAGGAAAAGCAGGTCACGCTCGCAGACACGACCTACAAATTGCCCGAGCCGTTCCTGGTGCTGGCGACGCAGAACCCGATCGACCAGGAAGGCACCTATCAGCTCCCGGAAGCCCAGCTCGACCGCTTCCTGCTCAAGGTGAGCGTGGGTTATCCTACCAAGGACGAAGAGCTGCAGGTGCTCGACCGCATGGCGAACTCCTCTCCGGTCTATCAGACGCGCACCGTGGCCAGCCCGCAGCAGGTCGCCGAGTCCCGCTCGCACGTGAACCAGATCTACATCGATCCCGCCGTGCGCGAGTACATCGTCGATCTCATCCGCGCGACCCGCTTCCCGGCAAAGATCGATGGCGGCCTGAAGCACCTCATCCGCGCTGGCGCCTCACCGCGTGGCACGATCAATCTCGCCCTCACCGCCCGCGCCCGCGCCTTCAGTGCCGGCCGCGCCTACGTCACGCCGCAGGATGTGAAGGACATGGTCCACGACGTCCTCCGCCACCGCATCCTGCTCAGCTATGAAGCGGAAGCGGAAGAAGTGAACACGGACCAGATCCTGGATCGCATCCTTTCGAAGGTGCCGGTGCCTTAA
- a CDS encoding VWA domain-containing protein: MTDFFTHFRFAQPQWLLLLIPCLLLFILRRGRGAEAALTFSTLSVLVSMGAKVRRSAFSFGMPLAILALVPAILAMARPVWRNEYQSKTASGIDIVIAFDVSLSMSIDDFHTPDGRPVKRLDAAKAVVNKFIEGRTDDRIGMVIFSGRPYSVSPITLDHDWLLQSFRQVDLNILKEMGTAIGSAIAASSTRLESRDAKSKIIVLLTDGASNSGKIAPVEAAENAKKLGIKIYTIAIGTEEGRVEKHIQRFARQEFDLPTLRKIASLTGGEHYWAQTIDQLESTFKTIDQLEKSETVSRTVIEDTELFPWFIIAAVIGSLAAAFVLALNPPPAP, encoded by the coding sequence ATGACGGATTTCTTCACACATTTCCGCTTCGCCCAGCCGCAGTGGCTGCTGCTGCTGATCCCCTGCTTGCTGCTGTTCATCCTGCGCCGCGGCCGGGGGGCTGAGGCGGCACTGACTTTCTCCACGCTCTCGGTGCTCGTCAGCATGGGGGCCAAGGTCCGCCGCTCCGCCTTCTCCTTCGGCATGCCGCTGGCCATCCTCGCGCTGGTCCCGGCCATCCTCGCGATGGCCCGCCCGGTATGGCGGAATGAGTATCAAAGCAAGACCGCCAGCGGCATCGACATCGTGATCGCCTTCGATGTGTCACTGTCGATGAGCATCGATGACTTCCACACGCCGGACGGCCGCCCCGTGAAGCGGCTGGATGCGGCGAAAGCCGTGGTGAACAAGTTCATCGAAGGCCGCACCGACGACCGCATCGGCATGGTCATCTTCTCGGGACGCCCCTACTCGGTGAGTCCCATCACCCTCGATCACGATTGGCTGCTCCAGAGCTTCCGGCAGGTGGACCTGAATATCCTGAAGGAAATGGGCACCGCCATCGGCTCCGCCATCGCCGCTTCCTCCACGCGTCTCGAATCCCGCGACGCCAAGAGCAAGATCATCGTGCTGCTCACCGATGGTGCTTCGAATTCCGGCAAAATCGCCCCGGTCGAAGCGGCGGAAAACGCCAAGAAGCTCGGCATCAAGATTTACACGATCGCGATCGGCACCGAGGAGGGCCGCGTCGAGAAGCACATCCAGCGCTTCGCCCGCCAGGAATTCGACCTGCCGACCCTCAGGAAAATCGCATCCCTGACCGGCGGCGAGCACTACTGGGCGCAAACGATCGATCAGCTGGAGAGCACCTTCAAAACCATCGACCAGCTTGAGAAGTCCGAGACGGTGTCCCGCACCGTGATCGAGGACACCGAGCTGTTCCCGTGGTTCATTATCGCCGCGGTGATCGGCTCGCTGGCCGCCGCCTTCGTCCTGGCCCTCAACCCGCCGCCCGCACCATGA
- a CDS encoding DUF58 domain-containing protein has product MTQDEHIEEVMSRVRKLELKARRLVRETFAGEYQSSFRGQGLDFDDFREYAHGDEIRFIDWNVTARMGTPYIRKFREERELAVILAVDISGSGEFGSVHFSKREAAAEAAAILGFSAAGNGDKVGLLLFAKEPVLFVPAAKGTRHVLRIVREILMAQPDKQGTSIQSACDFLIRTLRRKAFVFMISDFFDDPLDKPLGKVARKHETVALQVTDPLEMTLPKAGRVVFTDPETGWEALINTNNANLRMGYEKLMRRQMEGVRAICKKNGIDHAQISTDRDRLGDLHRLLKKRARKRTR; this is encoded by the coding sequence ATGACTCAAGACGAGCACATCGAGGAAGTGATGAGCCGGGTCCGGAAGCTCGAGCTCAAGGCCCGGCGACTGGTGAGGGAAACCTTTGCCGGCGAATACCAGTCTTCGTTCCGTGGCCAAGGCCTCGATTTCGATGACTTCCGCGAGTATGCGCACGGCGATGAAATCCGCTTCATCGACTGGAATGTCACCGCGCGGATGGGCACGCCCTACATCCGCAAGTTCCGCGAAGAGCGCGAGCTGGCGGTGATCCTGGCCGTGGACATCTCGGGCTCCGGCGAATTCGGCAGTGTCCACTTCTCCAAGCGTGAAGCCGCAGCCGAAGCAGCGGCGATCCTCGGCTTCAGCGCGGCCGGCAATGGCGACAAGGTCGGCCTGCTGCTGTTCGCGAAAGAGCCGGTCCTGTTTGTCCCCGCCGCGAAGGGAACGCGCCACGTGCTGCGAATCGTCCGCGAAATCCTGATGGCGCAGCCCGACAAGCAGGGTACCTCCATCCAATCCGCCTGCGATTTCCTGATCCGCACCCTGCGCCGGAAGGCCTTTGTGTTCATGATCTCGGACTTCTTCGACGACCCGCTCGACAAGCCCCTCGGCAAGGTCGCTCGCAAGCACGAGACCGTCGCCCTGCAAGTGACCGATCCCCTTGAGATGACCCTGCCGAAAGCCGGCCGTGTCGTCTTCACCGATCCCGAAACCGGCTGGGAAGCGCTGATCAATACCAACAATGCCAACCTCCGCATGGGCTATGAGAAGCTGATGCGCCGGCAAATGGAAGGCGTCCGCGCCATCTGCAAGAAGAACGGCATCGACCACGCGCAGATCTCGACCGACCGTGACCGGCTCGGCGATTTGCATCGTCTCTTGAAAAAACGCGCCCGCAAGCGCACCCGCTAA
- a CDS encoding peptidylprolyl isomerase → MTTTKGDIEATIFASKVPVTAANFLNLAKRGYYNGIAFHRVIENFMVQGGDPTESGRGGPGYKFADEFHPELKHSKPGIFSMANAGPGTNGSQFFITMAPTPFLDNHHSVFGEVTKGQDVVNKLLGKVNTGETGGKVDPAGKGDKIEKIEILDSTDALFAAQKAKIDEWDAKLKAAGK, encoded by the coding sequence ATGACCACGACCAAGGGCGACATCGAGGCCACCATCTTCGCCTCCAAGGTGCCGGTGACCGCCGCCAATTTCCTCAACCTCGCCAAGCGCGGCTACTACAACGGCATCGCCTTCCACCGAGTCATCGAGAACTTCATGGTGCAGGGCGGCGACCCGACCGAATCCGGCCGTGGCGGTCCGGGCTACAAGTTCGCCGATGAGTTCCATCCGGAACTCAAGCACAGCAAGCCGGGCATCTTCTCGATGGCCAATGCCGGCCCGGGCACCAACGGCTCGCAGTTCTTCATCACCATGGCCCCGACTCCTTTCCTCGATAACCACCACTCGGTCTTCGGCGAAGTCACCAAGGGCCAGGACGTCGTGAACAAGCTGCTCGGCAAGGTGAACACCGGCGAGACCGGCGGAAAGGTCGATCCCGCCGGGAAGGGCGACAAGATCGAGAAGATCGAAATCCTCGACTCCACCGATGCTCTCTTCGCCGCCCAGAAGGCCAAGATCGACGAGTGGGACGCCAAGCTGAAGGCCGCTGGCAAGTAA